One stretch of Nitrospirota bacterium DNA includes these proteins:
- a CDS encoding DUF4412 domain-containing protein yields MRKIPMILLAVSTTLIFGSLSWAAEGMKQQESQAQYSADSSVETAKAVLKSKVYVVPGKERKEQKIGDRVQITIRRSDKGVMWMLMPEEKMYMEMGMNQGQQQGSDADISKYKTEKAEEVGKEVIGGHEATKYKVIMTGEDGKKFGGFVWVVNPGIQVKMDAISQDGDSRERIKMELTNLEIGQQAPALFEIPADYTKMEMPGLPGMGKGGMKGLFDKVPGFGR; encoded by the coding sequence ATGAGAAAAATCCCGATGATCCTGTTGGCTGTAAGCACCACCCTTATTTTCGGAAGCCTGTCCTGGGCTGCGGAAGGAATGAAGCAGCAGGAATCCCAGGCGCAGTATTCTGCAGACAGCTCTGTTGAAACGGCAAAGGCAGTGTTGAAGTCGAAGGTCTATGTAGTGCCCGGTAAAGAAAGAAAAGAGCAGAAGATAGGGGACCGTGTCCAAATTACGATCAGGCGCTCAGATAAGGGTGTCATGTGGATGCTTATGCCGGAAGAGAAGATGTATATGGAGATGGGCATGAATCAAGGACAACAGCAAGGTTCCGACGCGGACATATCGAAATATAAAACCGAAAAAGCCGAAGAGGTGGGGAAAGAGGTAATTGGCGGACACGAGGCAACCAAGTACAAGGTGATTATGACGGGTGAAGATGGGAAAAAATTCGGCGGGTTCGTCTGGGTTGTCAATCCGGGGATTCAGGTCAAAATGGATGCTATTTCCCAGGACGGGGATTCAAGAGAGCGGATCAAAATGGAGCTCACGAATCTGGAGATCGGACAACAGGCCCCGGCGCTATTTGAGATTCCGGCTGACTACACTAAGATGGAGATGCCAGGCTTGCCAGGGATGGGGAAGGGTGGAATGAAGGGGTTATTCGACAAGGTGCCGGGGTTTGGCCGGTAG